In Chromatiaceae bacterium, a single genomic region encodes these proteins:
- the grxD gene encoding Grx4 family monothiol glutaredoxin yields the protein MDVMDRIREQVENNPIIIYMKGTPQFPQCGFSSRAAAALQDCGEKFAYVNVLADPEIFENLPRFADWPTFPQVYINGELIGGCDITLEMHASGDLQKAVAEAAKSWPQETSEG from the coding sequence ATGGACGTGATGGACAGAATTCGCGAACAGGTCGAGAACAATCCGATCATCATCTACATGAAAGGGACCCCGCAGTTCCCTCAGTGCGGCTTTTCGTCGCGCGCCGCCGCGGCGTTGCAGGATTGCGGTGAGAAGTTTGCCTATGTGAACGTGCTCGCCGATCCCGAGATCTTCGAAAACCTGCCGCGTTTCGCCGACTGGCCGACGTTCCCGCAGGTCTACATCAACGGTGAGCTGATCGGCGGTTGCGATATCACGCTCGAGATGCACGCCAGCGGGGACCTGCAGAAGGCGGTGGCCGAGGCGGCGAAGAGCTGGCCCCAGGAGACCTCCGAGGGCTGA
- a CDS encoding DUF4231 domain-containing protein, with the protein MTDGARPDGPPGEALSGYARLDDQIAWLDRKSSEQQRRYRRLKVVSIGAAALVPLVTSIDGYAFVAGALGVVVVIVEGLLHVNQHHEHWLRYRSSCESLRHEKYLYLARAGRYEGQSDGQALRQLAVHVELLLAREGEQWAATLRNVENPPPGPDQSGTV; encoded by the coding sequence ATGACTGACGGGGCGCGACCTGACGGACCGCCGGGAGAAGCCTTGTCGGGTTATGCGCGCCTCGACGACCAGATCGCCTGGCTGGACCGCAAGAGCAGCGAGCAACAACGCCGCTACCGTCGCCTGAAGGTCGTATCGATTGGTGCCGCTGCACTGGTGCCCTTGGTCACCAGTATCGACGGTTATGCGTTCGTGGCTGGCGCCCTGGGCGTCGTCGTCGTGATCGTCGAGGGTCTGCTGCACGTCAATCAGCACCACGAGCACTGGCTGCGCTATCGTTCGAGCTGCGAGAGCCTGCGTCACGAAAAGTATCTCTACCTGGCCCGGGCCGGACGCTACGAAGGCCAGTCCGACGGGCAGGCGCTGCGGCAGCTGGCGGTGCACGTCGAGTTGCTTTTGGCCCGCGAGGGCGAGCAATGGGCGGCGACGCTGCGCAACGTGGAGAACCCCCCGCCCGGCCCCGATCAATCGGGGACTGTCTGA
- the rnt gene encoding ribonuclease T, translating into MSRRFRGYLPVVVDVETAGFNAATDALLEIAAVILRIDDAGNLQPEPPISCHVEPFPGAHLDPKALAFNGIDPDHPFRAALSERQALDHVFQPIRQAVKQSGCKRAILVGHNAFFDLGFINAAVERTAYKRNPFHPFSTFDTVTLAGVAFGQTVLARSVIAAGIDWNANEAHSAIYDTEKTAELFCHIVNRWHSLSAERPWEDQTVPD; encoded by the coding sequence ATGAGTCGGCGCTTCCGCGGTTATCTCCCCGTCGTCGTCGACGTCGAAACCGCCGGATTCAATGCCGCCACCGACGCATTGCTGGAAATCGCCGCGGTGATCCTGCGCATCGACGATGCCGGCAATCTTCAACCCGAACCGCCGATCAGCTGCCACGTCGAACCCTTCCCGGGCGCCCATCTCGATCCCAAGGCGCTGGCGTTCAACGGTATCGATCCAGACCACCCGTTTCGCGCCGCACTGTCCGAGCGCCAGGCCCTCGACCATGTCTTTCAGCCGATCCGTCAGGCCGTCAAGCAGAGTGGCTGCAAGCGCGCGATACTGGTCGGCCACAATGCATTCTTCGACCTCGGATTCATCAATGCCGCGGTCGAGCGCACCGCCTACAAACGCAACCCTTTCCACCCCTTCAGCACCTTCGATACCGTGACGCTCGCCGGTGTGGCGTTCGGCCAGACGGTGTTGGCGCGCTCGGTGATAGCGGCCGGCATCGACTGGAACGCCAACGAAGCCCACAGCGCCATCTACGATACCGAGAAAACCGCGGAACTGTTCTGCCATATCGTCAATCGTTGGCACTCCCTTAGCGCGGAGCGCCCCTGGGAGGATCAGACAGTCCCCGATTGA